The Odontesthes bonariensis isolate fOdoBon6 chromosome 19, fOdoBon6.hap1, whole genome shotgun sequence genome includes the window CAGgttttgaatggtgctcagatATGATAATTTCACAGTAAAATTGACAGTAATTAGTGTTTTAATGCACTGAATTTCTGCTTTGTGAGATGTTTGACTGGTTGTGATTAATTACGAACCTTTTTAGGTTTGAATGCATAAAAACAAAGGCCCCGCTTTTAAAAGCTCAACTTTTGAAGTCCCAACATGAGCAGGGTTCAAGTTCAGTTTCATTGCTcgtaatatatttttttttattttttataggaAACTTACACAAAAACTAGTCTGCTGGTCTGAATTTAATGAAACTTGTTGGATAAGTGACACGCAGGCACAGGAAGACCCCGTTCACTTTTCTCTCGACTGTCATTGAAGTTGTCATTTCCTCTTGTTTCGAGGCTTTTTGAACATTTCCAACACTTTTTACCTctcagcactggaaaaaatcaaagtcttaccaagtatatttgtctcatttctagtcaaaatatctcattacacttaatataagacacaactgcctaacaagtactatttcagccagatatagggacttgtttgaagacagtaaatctggaatatcttgttaaatgaaaaagtcttgaaaacaaattgttttgagtcggatttcatatgaaacaagctttttttgacatttgaagaggtttttaagctaatttcaagatcacttttatctcaaaagtcctaaatatcacattttatttcaagaaatcttgacaagccgattttcaccagttccattggcagatttgtttgcttatttcaagcagaaacgtcttgtatttgttgttttatttttaaacttatttttggaggggcatttttttccagtgagttcACAGACTCCTCCATTGACAAAGTATGTTGTGTGGTTGTGTTGCTGCAGGTCAAAGTGTGGTTCCAAAACCGCCGGACCAAGCAGAAGAAGGACACCACCAAGGATTCAGACAAGCGCTCCTCCTCCACGTCCGAGTCTCTGGCCACCTGCAACATCCTGCGCCTCCTGGAGCAGGGTCGCCTCCTGTCGGGCCCCGCTCCGCCACCCAACTCCCTCCTGGGGCCTCCGGCTCATCCGGCAAACGGCTCCCTGCTGAGCAGCCCGGGCGGAGGCTGCTCCACGTCCCCGGGGATCAGCAGCAGCACTCCCCCCAGCTCTCTAACAGGTGGGACGTTCGGGCTCTCGTTGCCCTCGCTGGGCGGCACCCCGCCGTCACCACGGCTGGGCGTCCCGCCGCCGCACTCCCTCTGCTTCTCCATGCCGCTGCTGGGGGGCGCTCATCACGAACTGACGTCCGCCTACGGCTGCGGCTCCTCGGCTTTTGAGCCGTACATGCGGCTGGACAGGAAGGAGAGCGATCTAGGTGGGAAGAAGACGGTCTCTTAAGTAGCAAGTCCCTCTTTTAGAGACCACAACTCCCCCTCCAACTCCCCACTTTTTGGACACATGAGCAGCTGCAAAGAAGGCAAAGAAAGCACACtggaacattaaaaaaaaaaggataaaaaatcaAGGCGACAGAGCTGTTTTCTTGGAGCACCATTTTGTGCCGCCGGTTCGCTGACACAAAATGGTGAAAAAAGACTCGACGGAAAAGGATGATTCCACTCTCCCactttcaaaaaacaaaaacaaaaaaatcgccagaaaaaaaaacaacttttttccaGAATTGCCGTGTGTGTGTTCCAGACAGATGTTTTTATCGCCGCTCTCTTTACAGTGGTTTCAAATGACTCTTCACTTTTTGTCcagtgagtttgtgtgtgtgtgtgtgattttttttctctctatacAGGCCTCCATTAACTGTTcaggatgacaaaaaaaaaacagaaaaaactgaATATTTCAGATCAGATCGGTGTCTGAATGAGAAGAGTGGCGTTGCTATGGCAGCAGTATGTACACATTTCTATTCCTGTTCAAGTGGCCATGTTGGATTTTAGTTAAAGTGCTATCACAATAGAAagaaacacttaaaaaaaaaaaaagaatcgtaGCATTTTTGAATATCAGTCTGTTTGGTGTCCAGCTGTAGTTTTTGTAAAAGAAATCTTTCTTTGGTTGTGTTTGTGTATGAAAAGTACGTGTTAGGATCTGGACAAACGGTGCAAACTCACATATCTAGATCTGatagtttgatatgaaaatgagtGTGAGAAAGCTGGTGAGAGTCTGCCAAAGCGTATATGGATAAAGCTTTGGAGGTGCCGAGCTTGTGCCCTTCCTGCGAGTGAAGCAGGCTGAGGTCAGGCTGATGGCCGCGACCTCTGACCCCAGGTTAGCGTTGATTCAGAGACGTCTCCACTTCTAAAAGAGACTCTAAAATGGAACTCGGAGCGAGTTTGCAGACACGCCagcaatcttttttttaacatccaaATCTCAATCCAGAGGTTTCCGTCCTGCGTCTTATTTAGGACGACGAAGCTTCGactgtagatgatgatgaattTATCAGCTTTGCAAAGATTCtttatgtttaaaatgtttgtttttttgcctctttcttctgtttttcttttcttctccgtCCTGAAAATGTCCCAAAAACATTTGGTTTTCTTCCGCATGtcaaaaactgaaaacaaacgTGTCCAGTTGCTcgttgcatttgctgttttcacctcttcttttttttttgttttcctgtatGTTCACTTCTACCGCCTCATGATATCCATAATCTCCATGTCTTTCACTCGTATTTTGGATGAATCAAGCTGATTTTTCCGTAACTTGCGGCTCCACCTCCGGTCAGACTTCACCTTGGCCTTTCTCAGATAAAAGGATCTCCTCAGACCGCCATCTTTTCTTTTCACATCCCCTCgtatttggctttttttttttcttttttaatccacTTTACAAGTAATTTGTAAGGGTTTCGAGTCAGTTTATGActtatcaattcatttttgaAATTAGCTACAATTTCTGTCTGGTCTAAAATGTTGATTTCAAAGATTTAGGACTAATTTGACCTCCGTGTTTTGGGGTTGGTTAAACTCATTCAGGACAGGAAGGATCAGCTGTTTCCACGTGTCCAGGTTGTTATCCAAAGAAAATCCAAATCACCTGCGAGAACCTGCAATTTGCAACAGTTTGCCCTCAATTTGTAGGTGTCAGTTGGGTTATCACCCTCTTTTCACTCCGGTCTCGTATGCTTTCCCGTGGATCTTTTCATTTCGCCCGACTGTGAGGTTTTACCCCGGCTCTTTTTCTCTCATGCTCACTCAATGCttatttatagaaaaaaaaaaaggggaaaaatgaCATGACATCAATTTAAAAACATAAAGGCCGCGGTGGTTTTTAAAGAAGCCCGGCATGTTTCCAGATGCAGGTATGTTTCCCGGGGAGCTCACGGAAAGGCTCTGACCTCAGTCTGTCGGCTCGCTGGGCCTTTTTGCACCCATGTAGCAGCAGCTTGTAGCTGATAatttctttcttgttgtgctcaGACCTCTGCagtgctgcaaaaaaaaaacactcatgcTCTTTGCAGCTGTACACCTGTGCTCTTGTTGCACGCTGTATTATTTTCTATAAGCACCATCCATAATTCACATGCACTGGCATCAAATATTGAGCGGAGAAATGGAGCTGAGAGTCCAAGAGGCCTGCTTCTCATGTAAAAATGGTTCACTCTTTTTCACGAatagttgtttgtctctgctctttttttttttcctgtatcgTTAACTGTAGCTGCACACAGTGGATACAAAAGCGCTTAGTTACTGAAACCAGCTAACTTTCTGTTATTTTTCAGCTACCGGGACACGTTACAGAAGCGGGTTAAGCCTTCTCACACTCCGTGTTTCTCTTGAGATTAAGCGTGACTCCTTTTTTCTGTCACTTCTAGATGGTGTTTTGTAATGTAAaactgtatttgctgttttcgTGTGCTAAACCGAGTAGAGGGAAGGATTCAGGTTGGTGGAGACAGTCAAAGAAGCGAGGCGCCTCCGTCCTCCGGGCAccgaaagagaaagaagaaacttTGTAAAGCCTTGCGTCGGTCAAACGCCTTTGGCTTTCATTTCTGGTtctacagtttttgtttttttttgctttcttaaGTTTCCTGTTACTTTATTGTATGCAATCTGTGACACCTTACACTCGTTGAGGTTGTACCACCGCTTCAGAAACAGTGCACGCCTTCTCTTGGCCTCTGATTCTgaactttgttcttttttttaggtTGAGTGAAAGTCTTATACTTTGAAAAGAAACTGCTTCCACTTGGTTTACTTTCTCATCGTGCACAGCAAAGGTCCCGCAGAGGCCCTAACGTATTTTCTTTGAGCAGTAAAACGTACTTAATGTCAAGCTAATGGCACCAGCTACTTCTTGTGATGAACAAACTCTATGTACATAGATATAAatttatacataaatatatataaatgggTCTTTGCACAAGTTATCTCCGTGTCTGCTCCATGTGattttaacaggaaaaaaacaacatgtgaAAGAAAGGTCAGAAAAGACTTTACATATGCTTTACAATTCTTTGTCTCATTAACATTTTGCACTTATTTAAAGAGGCTTACTTTCTTTCCTGGGTTGACAGAGCTGTTTTCACGCTCTGCTAAAATATTGTACAACATGTATATGTATTTTTATTCATATGCATATAAATATATGTCTATGTAATTTgcctcttgtttttcttttccttttgtctgTCTCAAGGCCAGAAAACTAAAATGATGTGCTgataattagatttttttttgggggggggggcatagaaaaagaaagagtttCTCTTTTAAACATGTCAACAAAAATCTAGCAGCATGTCTGAGCTCTCTGTGAACTGAGGATTTTCAGCTTTATTAAAAACATCATCTTCCCTTTATTCATATGGCAAATCAAGGAAGTGCACGTTTCACCTTTTCGGGTCTTTCTGTAGAAGCTTGCTGCCTTTATATATCTtgcatttttaattattttttggcTTGGCACAATAAAGACTGAACTGTTATACCCTCGGGGCACCAATTGAATTAAAACACTAAATACTCTGTGACACATGTTTGATTTAATTCTAAAGCAAACGGGGCAGATGCAAATGCAAATGCAACCCAAAAACCCAcgttaatcctttttttttaaaacagtatattttaaattctaaaggctgatttacaGTAAAagctccaaaaacatgcatttaagAACTGCTGATCAATTAACTCCAGAGAGTAAATGTTAGGAGGTTATTTGTAGTTTAAAAGAGAAGTGACCCTCTGGTTTGGTGTGTGATTTTTGCATAGTACATTAGAACCATAAATATGTGCTCTTTGATAATTAATGCAAGTCATTGTCAAGTTTAAATGCTTAAACTAGTCTTAGGAAACAAGTACattatacatgtttattatttgTCCAATGTTCAAAATGTCTTTGAGAATCCAAAATGAAGGCATCTCCATGTCGCAATGTTGTGAAATTTTTCCTCAACCTGACCAAGTACTTTTGTTTCTTCAACATAGctaaacaacaacagaagaaaaaaggaaataataGCAGTTCCAAAAAATGACATAAAGAACTTATTTAAGAATTaaccaaaatcaaaacaaagctaagaaataaaaaaacacaaatttaaaaaaactccaTTATCATAATGCTACAAAACAGGACATTATTTATcatattattttcattttattttatatttcaatCTAACTATAACAGTAGCATATCTTAATAAAGTAAGGGATTAATAAAGATTTTAagaatatctatctatctatctatctatctatctatcttggCCTAAAGTTGGCAAAACACATTGTGCACTTTAAGGCCTAGCTAGCTTGCAAAGTTCTGAggtattttttaatttccaaGAAAATTTTAGTCTCCAAAAAATAACAGCAAgtagaaaaaagaaatagataaaTATCTTagatgaatataaagaatataattCCTCTGACATCATCCCTCACCACCTCTTTAACCTCCTTATATGCTCCCTAATATTGCTAGCTAGCAATATTAGCTAGCTATTTTGCTAGCTAtttttttgatcatgtttttctttaattcCACTCAAAAGTTTTTCAACAACACATATGGAAGGTTTGATTTGGATCAAAACTAAGACTTGATTACCTGATGTAATACAATCTTAGAAACCATTGTTttatttaatctatttttttgtaaGCCATCCATAGGATTTATTCCAATCTGAAAACTGAAGGATTACTTCTGACCAACGGGATATAGCTGCTAAGACTGGACCAGTTGAAAGTTTCTGAAGTTCAGAAACTCCTACAAGAGTTTCCTTAAATTGTGCCTGCAGTCAAAAATTGCATTAGATTTAAAGTGAAGACCTCTAATGTCTCCACAATGAAACAAGCTAATGTTATGTCACTGAAAAAATTCAGAAGCACTGAATTAGTTTGAGATCATCTTAAAAAGCGTgagattttgaaatgaaatgatcaAAACTGAATTATAAAATGATGTCATGAGTATTTAGTTGACAGACTATGCTCTAAGAATGTCTTTAACAGCTTTAAATACTGAACAAGTACAGTCTTCACTCTGAGATGCACCATCATTACTGTTAACACACCATCTGATTCAAGGTTACAAAGGCCGTAGATGTGTCAGATTCATCAGATTTTGATGCCAAAACTACATAAGTGTGTGAAGAAttgaaagaaaagaaggaacAAGTTGTAACTTTGTCAGAGCTGTAAAGGTAACATACTACATCTATCCTCCTGTTAGCCCAGACTTCAGTGAGGGGCAGCTTTTCAAGATGGGACAATTGATCTATGGGGTGCCAATTAAAGTGATTGGCACCTTTATTTGAGTGAGGAAGAGGCGAGAGGGCTTGCAAAAAGAAGACCAGATGGGTGGCCTCCTTTAGAGGatgcgggggggggggacacactGGActacccagcagcagcagaggaagaaACCGGAGTGTTCTAGAGTGGAACAACAGGACTGAACTAATTGGgtttttattgctgtttttaATTGAAAATTGACATACTGACACATCTTAACACTTAAAGTGTTAGCTTTGTTTGTGCAACATAGCTGGGAGGGCAATGTTGTCGATGTGGCTGCGTGAGCCTTAGAAGAAAAATAAGTTGCTATCTGGAGTGCAAActgcaaacatctccactttggtctggtctgtccaaaggacattgttccggaagtcttgtggtttgttcagatgcagctttgcaaacctaagctgtgctgccatgttctttttagagagaagaggctttctttgttcagtctgtttctaactgtgccgtcatgaactttaacctttaacatgctaactgaggcctgcagagtctgagatgtagctcttgggtttttgacctcgctgggacgtccactcctgggagaattgacagctgtcctgcaTGGTTTCTAATTGTTAATAATGCTTCTATAAGATCATTGctggtgtctttcctccttggcatcgtgttaaaacacacctgaacgctccagagcagcaaactgacaaaacttctgcttttacagagctgctcacacttcctgatgatcagttaatgaAGCGTAACTAAATAAATAACGTAAATAATTTCTAAAGAAGCAGTCAAAAGGACCAAATTATTCTTTTACGCTGCTCTGATTAGTAAAACCTTAGAGTGGAAACAGGGTGTACGACCGTATAAATGATACGATATTCCAACGGAACTCCTGCTAAATAGGAAGAAGCACAACCTATTGATTAGTCTGTTTAACTCTCTTCAcggtgaagaaaaaaaggggtTGAATGAAGGAGTAAATGGAAGAAAAGAGGAGTCTCGCAGGCCGCACACTGCTCTCCTTATTTTAAGTCTTGTGTGGAGCATCAGATCAGTTCCACTTCAGCTCTCAAAAGCTGTTTGTTGTTCCTCAGGAAATGAACTCTCAGCTCCACATTGGCTCTGTTTCTCCTCCGGCAGGAActggatgtgtttgtgtgtcggTGTTTCTTGAGGGTCCACAGACCGTCAGGAATGCTTCACTGTCCTGCCGCCCCCaccttcccccccccccatccttcCTTCTCCCATAAAGCAGCTCAGCGGCCCATCAGGAGGGCCTCTCCACTAATTAGGGTCACTAATTGGAGGTCGGCCGGGGCAGAGACCCCTCCACACCTGCACGGTCATGTGACTTTCAAAGAGGTGCGCGGGGTCAAAGGTCGTGCTGTTCGGGTGGCGGTGGGGGTGTTGGATTAGCTTAACCGAgcagacgaaaaaaaaaaagtacggTTACAGCAAGAAAACTGAATTATGAAACACAAACGTCTTCGTTTGCACCGTAGGTGTTCGTCCACAGTTCGGTCCCACAGTGAAAGGACGCCGTGCACCAACTTTAAGAGGACGCAGAGAAAAGACGTTTAAAAAAATCAGGGCCCGGTCAGAGGTTAATTGCCAGATGACCTCAAAGGCAGAGAGCTCAGTGGAGGCCCCCGAACCCACCTGCCTATCTCGGCTCTCGTGGACTAAGTGACATCTCCGTGTTTTGACATGATTCACACAAGGGTTGAGATTAGGCCCGTTCGGAGGGTTCACAGCTGCATTCCTGAGAACCAAACCGAGCCCAAAGGCCGGGCCGGCCAAGCAGGAAGAGGGGAGATCTTTGTGTGGCTGTTTCACGTTAAAAAAACGGATCGAGGGTTTTACAGTCTGAGACAGTgtttatattagggctgggcgagttaaatcgttattatcgcgttaacgcattcattatttaacgtcgattaatattttatcgcgcattaacgcatgttttactttttttatttaaaaaaaaaagagaaattttaGGGCTTtggtgcctttaatggataggaaagttcagagagacaggaagcagggggctgagagagggggaacgaaatgcagcacagggccgtctgatgcgggaaTGCACAAAGGagatacaaaaacaaccaaaaaagagatgacgagaaaaaaaatgtgaaacaaaAGGAGCAGAGATGCATTAACTGAGCCCCTAAATAACCACAAAAAATGGGCAAATTGTTCAAAACGGTCCGAAAATGGCCTGAAAGGAACAGAAAACcacaacacagagacacaaaatgagCTCTTAAAGATGTGAAATGGTGCAAAATGTctgtattttattattgtaaaagtttgttgctcacaggcttttattttgtaaaagtctgttgctgtctgctgcggaaccggaaaagaaagtaatcggcggctccaccaaacatggagaagggtacggaacttttactcggccgttttcattttaaagttcttccagacggcggagtcgacagaaccaaagtcatctgtaaacactgccaagttgaattgtcttctcagcgtagtagttccagtctaaaatatcacttaaaggcaaaacacacaactgatagcagcaagtcattcaaggaaacagacagtggagcgaggcttctacataaaaactacagaaagatgctgatgttaaaagtgtgtttgcacaacaaatgttatggcactttcattcatatggcagcacatttaaaataaaactaattgccaaaagctatacactacttttggattcatttttggattttgcgtacaaatgcgattaatcgtgattaatcagggaaatcatgtgattaattaaataaaaaattgtaatcattgcccagccctactttataTTAAATATAAGTCAGTGAGAGTAGATTTTCATTGGGCTGCTTCAGTGTCCTGGTGGTATGTGTGATGGCCCCCTGCCACAGAAcatccacacactgatataATCACCTGATTAGAAACACCTTTAGCATCGTTTTGTGCCcattcatgtgttttttttaagtcattaGTCATTTTGTGGCCCAGTTTTagtttttcttcatttctgCTCTGTCTACCCTCTTTCATCATTACCCATTTTAAAcaattttgtttctctttgtgatCATTACGACTGTGTTTTGTCTAAAATTGTTAATTTTACTAAACAACATAAATCGCTTTACATCTATTCAGGTTAATTTCCTGTCTGTTTCGGTCctttttgca containing:
- the vax2 gene encoding ventral anterior homeobox 2, which encodes MFDQATTMGDGSHRCGPNPLCPDGMESKCRAEIGSRSPVQSSTDTPGTSASTPTSSSEDGHDKLLGVDPDYCRRILVRDAKGTIREIVLPKGLDLDRPKRTRTSFTAEQLYRLELEFQRCQYVVGRERTELARQLNLSETQVKVWFQNRRTKQKKDTTKDSDKRSSSTSESLATCNILRLLEQGRLLSGPAPPPNSLLGPPAHPANGSLLSSPGGGCSTSPGISSSTPPSSLTGGTFGLSLPSLGGTPPSPRLGVPPPHSLCFSMPLLGGAHHELTSAYGCGSSAFEPYMRLDRKESDLGGKKTVS